AGATGAAGCTATTGTCTTGACAGAAATGAGTAATTATTTAAAAGAGACAATAAAAGCAGATGTTGAAATTACAATGTTAGATTTGGATGACTATAAGAATAAAGTTCCACTATTACTCTCCTCAGGAGAAACAATTGATTTATGTTTTGCATCAAGTTGGAATAACCCTTTCTTAACTGGTGTTAGTACCAATGCTTTTCTACCACTTGATAACCTTCTAGAGAATCAAGGAAAAGCTCTTAAAGATTTTATTCCTGATGCATTATGGACGGGAGCTAAAATAAAAGGGAACATATATGGGGTTCCTATGTATAAAGAAATGGGGAGACAATGGGGATATTTCATCAATAAAGAACTTGCGGATCAATATGGTTTTGATTTATCAACAATTAAAGATTGGGATGATATTGAACCTATGCTTGCAACATTAAAGGAAAAAGAACCAGATGTTGTTGGGTTAGCTAACCCACAGAGAGCATTCGCTACGCTTCCTTATTCTATTATGACTGGTAACTGGAAACGCCCAGGTGTTATCAATGCAACAAGTGAAATGGAAACCTTCAAAGGAACAGATGGTAAAGTCTTTAACCAATATACAATGCCTGAGTATAAAGAAACCATAACCAAATTACATGAATGGTACAAAGCAGGTTATACGCCAGAAGACGCAAAAAACTATAGTAAAGATCAATTGGATAAGAACGATGCCAAACTCAATAAACTTTTTGCCCGTCTTATTTGGTATGCACCTAATTCTGAGGTAGGCTGGAGTAATGATGTAGGACATCAGTATGTTTATATTCCACTTCATCAACCTGTTATTGAAAGTGGTGTTTCAGTTGGTAATGTATGGGCAATTCCCTATACAGCCGAAAACCCAGAAAAAGCAATGGAACTTTTAACTGCTTTATATACAGATAAAGAATTAGGTACCATGATCCGTCATGGTGTTGAAGGTACTCATTATGTGAAAAATGATGATGGCACCATTACCATTGCTGATGGTATTGACCCTACTGATAGACCTTATGATCAGGGTATGGGATGGATGTATGGAACTATCTTTAACCAATATATTGATGTAAGTCAGACACCTGCTGATACATTAGACGCTTATTACACCTTTAATGATTCTGCAGTCATGTCGGATGCTATGGGCTTTATCTTTGATTCTGAACCAGTACTCAATGAAATAGCAGCTATTGATAACGTAATGGAACAATACTCTGATCCTCTCAATGCAGGTTTAGTAGACCCTGAAAAATATCTACCTGAATTTTTAAGTGCTCTAGAAAATGCAGGTGTTAATAAACTCATTGAAGAATCACAAAAGCAATACGATGCATGGAAAGCAAGTAGATAAATATTTTTAAATGGTTGTCTCATTCTGAGACAGCCATTCATTATCTACATAACACTTGATATTAGGATTAATACTGGTATAATTTAGCTTAAATAACAGATGTATCATATGACTTAATTACAGAAAGGAGTTTGAATAATGGCTGATAATATTAAAAATGGTGTTCATGGATGCAGTGCAGCTGATGACTATATTCAGCCAACTGATCCTTTAGTGGTAGAGAAGTTGGAATCATTTAGAGATAGAAAGATAGGCTTGATGATCCATTGGGCACCAGTAACTCAACTAGGTATCACCGAATCATGGCCTCAGGTGGATACAGAGGCTGAATGGTCTCAAAAAGATATTGATTGGACCAATGATATGGACAGCTTTCGACGTGAATATAGAGACCTACATAAGACTTTCAATCCCATCAGGTTTGAACCTAAAAAATGGGCATCACTAG
This window of the Vallitalea okinawensis genome carries:
- a CDS encoding ABC transporter substrate-binding protein → MKNKGRIISFIFVLTMLFTLIGCQQNTTELSSKSESPEVKSEANKQSSSTEEKAEELVPLKVYTWTGTKQRDEAIVLTEMSNYLKETIKADVEITMLDLDDYKNKVPLLLSSGETIDLCFASSWNNPFLTGVSTNAFLPLDNLLENQGKALKDFIPDALWTGAKIKGNIYGVPMYKEMGRQWGYFINKELADQYGFDLSTIKDWDDIEPMLATLKEKEPDVVGLANPQRAFATLPYSIMTGNWKRPGVINATSEMETFKGTDGKVFNQYTMPEYKETITKLHEWYKAGYTPEDAKNYSKDQLDKNDAKLNKLFARLIWYAPNSEVGWSNDVGHQYVYIPLHQPVIESGVSVGNVWAIPYTAENPEKAMELLTALYTDKELGTMIRHGVEGTHYVKNDDGTITIADGIDPTDRPYDQGMGWMYGTIFNQYIDVSQTPADTLDAYYTFNDSAVMSDAMGFIFDSEPVLNEIAAIDNVMEQYSDPLNAGLVDPEKYLPEFLSALENAGVNKLIEESQKQYDAWKASR